A window of Rufibacter sp. LB8 contains these coding sequences:
- a CDS encoding ferredoxin--NADP reductase, whose amino-acid sequence MSNAYFNMNVVDITQETADAITLHLDHPDKKSIPYIPGQFLTLIIPIDGKKVRRSYSLCSTPEEPYFSVTVKRVEGGLVSNYLADTVKVGQQIEVMAPLGNFVLKADAGQKRHFFFFGGGSGITPLMSMTKSVLKDEPQSRITLIYGNRNLDSVIFKDALAQLEQQFPDRLKLVHVFNEAIADATETQENIGLLDRTMVLQLLENLKVDGYTQESFYMCGPEGMMNEVRDALQFMRVPATNVFKESFTAPTTVEDHGADVSSEESNEIITRTVTIIYEGKEHQVEVNPDETILEAGLRADIDLPYSCQAGLCTACRGKCLSGRVHLDEREGLSDSEIDQGYVLNCVGHPLTAGVVIEIG is encoded by the coding sequence ATGAGTAACGCGTATTTCAATATGAACGTGGTGGACATCACCCAGGAAACCGCCGATGCCATCACCCTTCACCTAGACCACCCAGACAAGAAAAGCATTCCCTATATTCCGGGCCAGTTCCTTACTTTAATCATCCCCATTGATGGTAAAAAAGTAAGACGCTCGTACTCTTTGTGCAGCACGCCCGAGGAGCCATATTTCTCAGTGACGGTCAAGCGTGTGGAGGGCGGGTTGGTGTCTAACTACCTGGCAGATACCGTGAAAGTAGGGCAGCAGATTGAAGTGATGGCCCCGCTGGGGAACTTCGTGCTGAAAGCCGATGCGGGCCAGAAGCGCCACTTCTTTTTCTTTGGCGGCGGCAGCGGCATCACGCCGTTAATGTCCATGACCAAAAGCGTACTGAAAGACGAGCCGCAGAGCCGCATTACGTTAATCTACGGCAACCGAAACTTGGATTCGGTTATCTTCAAAGATGCGCTGGCGCAACTGGAGCAGCAATTCCCAGACCGCCTGAAATTGGTGCATGTCTTCAACGAGGCCATCGCAGATGCCACCGAGACGCAGGAAAACATCGGCCTGTTGGACCGCACCATGGTCCTGCAACTGCTGGAAAACCTGAAAGTGGACGGCTATACCCAGGAAAGTTTCTACATGTGCGGCCCCGAAGGCATGATGAACGAGGTGCGTGACGCCCTGCAGTTCATGCGCGTTCCCGCCACCAACGTGTTCAAAGAAAGCTTCACCGCGCCTACCACCGTGGAAGACCACGGCGCCGATGTTTCTTCTGAGGAATCCAACGAAATCATCACCCGCACCGTGACCATCATCTATGAAGGCAAAGAGCACCAAGTAGAGGTGAACCCCGACGAGACGATTTTAGAAGCCGGCCTGCGCGCCGATATTGATTTGCCGTACTCTTGCCAGGCCGGTCTGTGTACCGCCTGCCGCGGAAAATGCCTGAGCGGCCGCGTGCACCTAGACGAGCGCGAAGGGCTTTCTGATTCTGAGATTGACCAAGGCTATGTCTTGAATTGTGTAGGCCATCCGCTCACCGCCGGCGTGGTGATTGAGATAGGATAA
- a CDS encoding peptidoglycan DD-metalloendopeptidase family protein, with amino-acid sequence MEIAPKLENLLRNYTGHLAPILDHDLNTPDVTRLDFTAANAQLLETDLRDTAAFEVFVNQMLAEKNATVGVGGYFENRVIYRRSEHFDGSQQARTLHLGVDIWAPALIPIYTPLAGKVHSFQDNNNFGDYGPTIILEHELEGITFYTLYGHLSRTSLDGLFVGKELAAGERVAFMGPYPENGDWPPHLHFQLMTDMLGKTGDFPGVCSLAEETAFRKICLDPNLLLRCKLLA; translated from the coding sequence ATGGAAATAGCCCCAAAACTGGAAAACTTACTCAGGAATTACACTGGCCACCTGGCCCCCATCCTGGACCACGACCTCAACACCCCAGACGTAACCCGGCTTGATTTCACCGCGGCCAATGCCCAACTCCTGGAAACCGACCTGCGGGACACGGCGGCGTTTGAAGTATTTGTAAACCAGATGCTTGCTGAGAAAAACGCCACCGTGGGTGTGGGCGGCTACTTTGAGAACCGGGTCATTTACCGCCGAAGCGAGCATTTTGACGGTTCCCAACAAGCCCGCACCCTGCACTTGGGCGTTGACATCTGGGCACCGGCCTTAATTCCCATTTACACGCCGCTGGCAGGCAAAGTCCATAGTTTTCAGGACAACAACAATTTTGGCGACTACGGCCCTACCATCATTCTGGAACATGAACTGGAAGGCATCACATTTTACACGCTGTACGGGCACTTGAGCAGAACTTCTTTGGACGGCCTTTTTGTAGGAAAAGAATTAGCTGCCGGAGAACGCGTGGCCTTCATGGGACCTTACCCAGAAAACGGTGACTGGCCGCCGCACCTGCATTTCCAATTGATGACCGACATGCTGGGAAAAACCGGTGATTTCCCTGGCGTGTGCTCCCTTGCTGAAGAGACGGCCTTCCGGAAGATTTGCCTGGACCCCAACCTATTGCTGCGGTGCAAACTTCTGGCGTAA